In Microplitis demolitor isolate Queensland-Clemson2020A chromosome 10, iyMicDemo2.1a, whole genome shotgun sequence, the sequence actttataattgATGACACATTTTTGGAGGCGcaatttgattcaaattttcgataaaaattttgttccatTAAAAAACGTGATTTTACTATTTCACATTAAAcggaaaacttttttttataaatctgaaataataaactttgaaAGTTTACGGAAATCTACACGCggaattttatgtcaaattgactgcaaaaagataGCGCTTGAGTTGACATCGATGTCAATCAAAAAACTGCTTCCCAGAgtttactttcattttatcatcaaattgtagccataaattttaagtaaattgaattttgagtTCGTTGAGATGCCCCTGTAATTTGACAGCAAATTTACGTCAACttctgtttttgttttctgACTACTAGAGTGCAAATCCCTGACAGCAAACTTTCTGTTCAGAAAGTTGATGTCAATTACTTGCGGTCAAGTTGACGACCGGCCTTTGTATTTGTTGAGAAGTTGTTGCCAACTTTCTAGAAATCTACTTCTGCACTATATTATACTTTACGTATAGTTAGCTGtcaaattgaaaagaaatttgctcagaaaactttgaaattaaattttcccgaaATATGACAGGTATTTGATGTCAAAATGAAAGCGCACCTGCTGGGAACAACTCTAGCAGGGGGCCAGGCATTAATGACAATGAGTATACATCATTTTAGTCCATCTAGCGAATATAtgttaaactaaatttaaaaaagagaaGAGGGAAGAGAAAGCtagagtatttttaaaaattcatctactaatttttgaattttctaaacgtgcaatattttatttttattttattatttcaaaatttataaaattgtcaaatgTTCGCTAACTTTACTGTCTTTAAAAAAGTGTGAATGTACCATACGTCAgacaatttacaaattttaaataaataaactaaataattaaaatagaacaagtttttaaaatgcGCGCACagaattttcaattatctaactgcacattttaaaatttttattaatttacatattcaaaaattttaaaatacccaactgtcagttacattcacactcgtaatttgagttttttttcacGTACGTGCGCGTGTGTGTGGGACGCGTGTGACGTCATCGTAATATACATCTAACTGTCTGTCCCCgacaaactaaaaataataattataataattgcatATTTGTTTTACCATTTGTGTGTATACTACACACAGTAAaatgtcatatttttattagaaaatttcttGTAGATCAGTTTCTTGTTGTTATTTGTGTAAATGACGcccattattttaatatataattagttatgtgcaataataagttttatatttaaatcataatgtGTAGGGAAGAGTGTAAAGTATCCACTTATGTGACAagaatgtgaaatttaaatcacaaaaatctattaaagtttaaattttgttatttcattagttaataaaaaatgttgagttattttttagtatctattttaaaataatttaaaaatatacaccagtgattcatataattattacttattacgAAAGATGTTTAAAGTTTACAAAAGTATTGACAATATTCTGCGATGACTGGgtaaaaaacaatgaaaagtaaaatgcCACCATTTCGACGAAAAAAATCGGGAAAATCTTTTCCTATTAAAGTTTGTACACTAGATGCTgaattagaatttaatttagaggttaatactttatttatataaatatttaatcaaataccatgacaatttttttttttaatcgacaaaattgaattttcagtGGAGAGCAACTGGGAGAGATCTATTTGATCTAGTTTGTAGAACAATAGGACTAAGAGAGACGTGGTATTTTGGTCTGCAGTACGAAGACGCTAAGGGATTTATATCATGGCTGAAATTAGACAAAAAAGTACAGGACCAAGGAATTTCGCAACAGCCCACGACACCATTTATGTTCCTTGCTAAATTTTACCCCGAAGACGTCGCAGAAGAACTAGTTCAAGAAGTAACTCAgcatcttttttttcttcaagtcAAGCAGGCAATTTTGTCAATGGACATTTATTGTCCACCAGAAGCCTCAGTTTTATTGGCTTCTTATGCCGTACAAGCGAAGGTTCTGTTACtagctattaaaataaaatcagttttttttttctgttggttttatgtttaatttttgataaatttatagtatGGAGATTATGACGAAGTTTCCTGTAGACCAGGAATGTTAATCAGCGAACATTTGCTCCCTCAGAGAGTAATTGATCAATATCAGATGACGTCAGAAATGTGGGAAGATCGCATTAAAATTTGGTACGCTGATCATCGAGGAATGTCTCGTGATGAAGCAGAAAtggagtatttaaaaatagcacAAGATCTTGATATGTATGGtgtgaattattttccaatcaatgtaaatattttacagaaaatcaagattattaatatacttttcagatttatactttcaataagaaaatatattttaaatcaatcgCTTTCGTAGTTCTcgttatttagaaattaaaaaaaattttcagaaaactcGCAGTTAAtgacttcaaattttttaattatcaattatttaattttagaataaaaaagaaacaaatttatgGCTTGGAGTAACAGCCCTtggattaaatatttatgaaaaggaaaataaattaactccCAAAACAACATTCACGTGGTCTGAAATACGTCACATAAGTTTTGATGATAAGAAATTTGTGATCAAACCAGTGGAGAAATCATCGCcaaattttgtgtttttttcGTTGAAAGTTCGCATGAATAAActggtaaatatttaattaaatatttaaattaaacgatAAGAAAAATGTTTGAGTGTAATTTGTTCAGATTCTTGATCTATGTATTGGCAATCACGACTTATTTATGAGAAGGCGTAAACCCGATTCCATGGAGGTTCAGCAAATGAAAGCCCAAGCCAAAGAGGAAAGGTCTAGGTAAATAAAGTCCAATGACATCCCTATTtcgactaaaaataatataatattgataattttagttttatatattgttgaAGACTTGTTcacttgtattttttaaatgtaggCGACAAatagaaagaaataaattggCAAAAGAAAAACAACTGCGTGAAGCAgctgaaaaagaaaaagctGCAATGGAGCAACGATTGCTGCAGTATCAAGAAGAAATTCGTCTTGCCAACGAAGCCTTGGtatgattgaaatattaactgaaagtgaaaaataacatttttattttcataaatgttttttttatgattattatagaGAAGATCTGAAGAAACGGCAGATTTATTAGCAGAAAAAAGTCGTGTAGCTGAGGAAGAAGCCATGCTACTGAGTCAAAAGGCATCTGAAGCTGAGCAAGAGATTACGCGAATTAGACTAAATAACATGAAAactgaagaagaaaaagttcATTTGGAACGCAAAACAAGGGAAGCGGAATTACTCACTGAAAGATTGGTCCAAGAGTCTGAGAGAAGAGCAGCAGaagctgaaaaattaaaagatgaaTTACTTCGGGCCCGTATAGCAGAGAAAGAAGCAAAAGAAAaacttttagaatttttaagtaGAAATGCTTATACTGCCACCATAacagtaagtattttttaaacaactttttcatgataccagcatacaatatactatttttataaattaactaaaaaattaatacaatttaCTACCAGCCTGTGCCAAATATATTTCCATCAACTCAAGTTCTACCGTCCGATTTACAAGCAGACCTTCAAACTTTACAATTAGATACCGACCCACTACCTGCAGACTTGACATCGTATGATCTTATCACTGATGGAGATGTTGACCAACTGTCATTAGAGATAGAAAAAGAAAGAGTTGATTACTGGGAAAAAAGCAAACACTTGCAAGAACAATTACGTGAGCTACGCTCTGAAATAGAGGTAATGAAAGTTGGAGAAAAACAATGTGATTTAGACCAACTTCATGACGAACAAGTTAGACTTGgtgaaaataaatacagtactctaaaaaaagttaagtctGGATCTACAAAAGCCAGAGTTGCCTATTTTGAAGAATTATaagttatgataaaataattttttaatgaattaatgtattgtataaatatgtttaaaattttaattaatagttagtaacttttcttttttaactgattgtctttaacaaattattttaaactatatattatgaaattttgaataaacggaagcttataaaaattattgttaagacTGTCGACCacgataacaaaaataattaactgatttattattgtaatgatATTGTAAAGCACAGAATactattttaacaataatgccatatattatttttattaagtgcGTTTAGGAGGAACAgctgatttatattttattttagagtataaatcaaaataatttatcatactctatgataaaaaattataccatAGTGTCTTAATACGGAGTTTTTGATGATGTTACATCCATAAAAAGTTACGATAATAATCGAATAGTATTTTATATAGctgtactaattttttattgagaatcGTTAGAATAAATTGGataatttttcatgtaaaagtttatttttatttacttacacctatatatttatttggatAATATTCTTGCCCTTggattgattaaaatttatgcaaataatttttattcccgAGTTCcttcaagaataaaaaaatagtgggaAAATgacagtttttaatattagcAAAGTCTCTCTacttcaaaacttttttttattacaaagtctcaataaaattcaaatttgtcaTATATAAcagagtatatatttatatataaatcataaattattaaagtaatgaaaaaaatgagtagcagacatgagacggttgtaaattttaaataaataaataaattaattaaataattgaaattttaaaaaattcgcgggctactttttcaaatatttaaatacgcattttttcattatatttttgatggcaatttatttttatatttaaaaatttgaaaaattgctgaCTGTCAGTTATATTCAGAcgcatacaaaaaaatatccattgtACAAATGATAacctataaaaattaataccttttcgaaaaaacaaaaataatgcaTCTGAATAGACAAAGAatgacattaataaaaaacatatgtaataaattatttctaccaAAGAATGAGTTTGCAAAAACctttagatttaattttagtacataCGCAAATGAGGAACAAAAATCTCAGTGGAATAACAATGAGGAACCGACAACACATTTTGGCTTTAAAACCGTCAAAGAAAGTGATAAAAGTAAAGaaggtatttatttgaattttataactgaataattattttataaaattaattttgttaatcaaaaaatttcattcatgaaattcataaatatattcgtcaggaattttcaaaatgagtGTGAAAGTAGCTgacgtcaatttttaaataaataaaatgcaataaaaattaaaaaatgtgttgGATAATTGGAACATCAcgcgctttttttaaaatttcatttttaattaactgacattcagttaaaatttataagctgTCTCTGtatacattcacactcatccAAAATATCTGttctatatgaattttttaaataaaccatttaatttttctttctagTTTACACAGTATTCGAAAAAGTTGCTGACTCTTATGATTTAATGAATGATGCAATGAGTTTTGGTGTACATCGACTATGGAAAGATCTTTTCATTCAAGAATTAGCACCTACGCATGGTAGTAAATTGTTAGATACAGCAGGAGGAACTGGTGACATAACTTTTcggtatttaaattatttaaataatttgaaaaatccaaaaaatgtaaaaagttATGTTACTGTATCGGatattaatcaaaatatgTTAGACGTTGGAAAACTACGAGCTAAAAAACTAGGATTTACAAGTGAAAATGGATATAATATAGACTGGTTACAAAATGATGCTGAGAAATTATCTTGTCCTGATGAATCATTTACTGCTTATACTATCGCATTTGGAATTAGAAATGTAACTCATATTGACAAGGTACTGctactaaaaatatcaatctgttgaattataaataaatatttcatttatttatttagccatccaatgattatttttactgactaaaaaatatttattaggtTTTATCAGAAGCATACAGAGTTCTTCAACCAGGAGGAAGATTTTTGTGTTTAGAGTTTAGTCATGTAACTAATGATTCTTTAAAAtggtattatattttattttgtagcAATTTAGtctatgatatatatttataggttCTAGACAACTGATCCCACGGATTAGATCCAACTGACAACTGATTTAATTCATCAGTTTCACTATCATCATCTTCATGATTTTCAACTAAATGTCGATGGGATCAGATGTCAGTGGGATCACTTGTATAAAATTCTTGGGATCAGTTGACGGTAcacaatatttagacagtattACAATTCAACTCATCTCTACTCAAGGAAAGTAGCAACAACTCTACTCAGTTTCTTTTACTCAGTTATATCTTTACTTAGCTAAAATTTTACTCACGTATTTTAGCcgattgataaaataacaattcttTATAAGTAGAGTTGTCACTGAGTAAAAAACTGAGTAGAGTTGAAACTGAGTAAAGTTGTGAGTAGAATTATAATACTGCATATTTATACACAGGACAAAGTACTATATGCTCCCTATATTGTTTGATTTCAGGCTCTATGATCAATATTCATTTCAACTCATACCTGTAATGGGAAAATTGATTGCCGGTCAATGGGAACCATATCAATATTTAGTCGAAAGCATCAGAAAATTTCCAAAACAAGAGGAATTAAaagtatgtaatttaaataataaatgaaatcatTCCATTTAACGATGAAATGTTTCAGGGTATGATAGAAGAGGCTGGATTTAGGCAGGTCACctataaaaatttgacgttTGGAGTAGTTGCTATACACTCCggattcaaaatataaaataattgtccaCAATTGCCGATTATTTTATGCAAATGAGGAACTGTATCAAGATTAGATACAATCGtatgtataattatgtatttacCAAGCGAATTGATAacagttaattttataaataaagaatatatttaattataatcaatgCCCATTACGttctatcaataatttttacctttatcttaaaaatttgtgccataattataagtttttaaattaagaatattattaagtacTTAAACATACacttggattttttaaaaacacttgtacgtaaaaacttgaattatattaaatatacaatataatataaaaataaaacaacgtaaaaattttcattagctTTAGATTATCTgctaaagttattttttattaaacagtaaataattttaacgaattgttcgtattatttaattaatagtaaattaaaagatttaattagAAGTTTTTTCAGATTAaagaacaattaatttatttaagcaaCCAGTTCTTCAATGGttatttaataagtattattaaacCAGCCAATTttacacaatatatatatgagtacaGAAAAAGATTGAGATTAATTTccgttaattttaaatttaaaaatctaacaaagtaattaaattatttaaatattttttatattactttttgatacgttttttatttttgaaacagaaaaatatattaagtgaTATTATTGCATTCATACCTCTgtaatacttaatatttttactataaaataatgtatggcgaaaagtacagaaaaaaaattttcaaattcaaacaattaatttttttttaatttacaaatatatcacGATAAGCTGGTAAGATTTTTGCTACTTATAATGTATAGTGGCGGTAACACATATAGATTGATTCATTACTTTCTTAATGAATAAGATATTCTTTTGTTATGCTATTACTATATCATTGTTTTTATagcttttaattttgatattcaaGTGCATACTAATCGTGCATAAAAAATGTACGTTATACAGATACAgatgatttaaatttgttttattttttataaaattataggtaacgtaaatatgaaaattaatattcaatattgGCGACTGTTATTCACTAGTTTTCTGTCATTCAAGAGAtgatacaatttaatttttgatctttAAGTATACATCAATTtgtacattaatatttaaatgtcaatttcCATTCTCATAAATTCTTTGAGTAAAAACCGCCAGCACTGAActtaactataaaatatacCTAATATAAAACAGAACacaacagttttttttttggcatacGCGATACATTCCATCATGTAAAGGAGTATGtctttttttctagtaagtttTCATACTcttagacttttttttctaagttagcatttaaaactttattatccGGAGAATTAACAATATCGGAAATTGATATATTCATTAGatttttatgttatatatCTTTATCGGTTACAaccagtatatatatatataaatatatatatatttatatataaatgttcacatatttaatttgaattgaaaaattttatattgattacGAAATTGATAGAGGATAgggaaatataatttaagatAAGAGAGTAAGAAACCAGCTTATCCACTCTTGAATAGAAGAATTGCTACCTGACCTAAGTAAAAGTATATGAAATGTCTTGTTTCATGTGTTACATAGCTGCCGAAATTGCGTCCAACAATACAATGCCACGTTGGgttgtattttttatcgaattctttttttataaatgcagcaatatcctaaaaaaaaaaaaaaat encodes:
- the LOC103571814 gene encoding 2-methoxy-6-polyprenyl-1,4-benzoquinol methylase, mitochondrial encodes the protein MHLNRQRMTLIKNICNKLFLPKNEFAKTFRFNFSTYANEEQKSQWNNNEEPTTHFGFKTVKESDKSKEVYTVFEKVADSYDLMNDAMSFGVHRLWKDLFIQELAPTHGSKLLDTAGGTGDITFRYLNYLNNLKNPKNVKSYVTVSDINQNMLDVGKLRAKKLGFTSENGYNIDWLQNDAEKLSCPDESFTAYTIAFGIRNVTHIDKVLSEAYRVLQPGGRFLCLEFSHVTNDSLKWLYDQYSFQLIPVMGKLIAGQWEPYQYLVESIRKFPKQEELKGMIEEAGFRQVTYKNLTFGVVAIHSGFKI
- the LOC103571815 gene encoding dynein light chain 2, cytoplasmic; its protein translation is MSDRKAVIKNADMSEEMQQDAVDCATQALEKYNIEKDIAAFIKKEFDKKYNPTWHCIVGRNFGSYVTHETRHFIYFYLGQVAILLFKSG
- the LOC103571812 gene encoding merlin; amino-acid sequence: MKSKMPPFRRKKSGKSFPIKVCTLDAELEFNLEWRATGRDLFDLVCRTIGLRETWYFGLQYEDAKGFISWLKLDKKVQDQGISQQPTTPFMFLAKFYPEDVAEELVQEVTQHLFFLQVKQAILSMDIYCPPEASVLLASYAVQAKYGDYDEVSCRPGMLISEHLLPQRVIDQYQMTSEMWEDRIKIWYADHRGMSRDEAEMEYLKIAQDLDMYGVNYFPINNKKETNLWLGVTALGLNIYEKENKLTPKTTFTWSEIRHISFDDKKFVIKPVEKSSPNFVFFSLKVRMNKLILDLCIGNHDLFMRRRKPDSMEVQQMKAQAKEERSRRQIERNKLAKEKQLREAAEKEKAAMEQRLLQYQEEIRLANEALRRSEETADLLAEKSRVAEEEAMLLSQKASEAEQEITRIRLNNMKTEEEKVHLERKTREAELLTERLVQESERRAAEAEKLKDELLRARIAEKEAKEKLLEFLSRNAYTATITPVPNIFPSTQVLPSDLQADLQTLQLDTDPLPADLTSYDLITDGDVDQLSLEIEKERVDYWEKSKHLQEQLRELRSEIEVMKVGEKQCDLDQLHDEQVRLGENKYSTLKKVKSGSTKARVAYFEEL